DNA sequence from the Clostridiales bacterium genome:
CATATTATACAAAAAACCGTCTCCTCTTACTTCTACAATAACCCTGTCTCCATCTTGTTTTATATTTATATCATGTATTGTCCTAACTGATGTCTTAGCCCCTCCTCCGCTCGCTCTAAATGAACTAAAATCGTGTGTACCTATTAAAAATTTAGCTGCCCTATTAACTATATCAATGTCTATCTTTTGCTTAACGTGATAAGCATTATCCTTAAATAATGCACTTTTTGTGTATCTGTTATGTATAAGATATATATACTTTTTGCCACAAGAGTCATACCTAGCATTAAAATTATCTGGCATAAGCTCAGACTTTACAATAGCTATATCATCAGGAAGGTATGCATTTATTGCAAGGCAAAACTTCTCTGGCGCAATTGTCGAATTGGTTATAAAATTCGCCACTTGTCCAAATGCATGCACCCCTTCATCTGTTCTACTAGCACCGATTAAATCAATACTCTCACCCGTTAGTTTTTTTATTGCATCCGCCACTACACCTTGTACTGTAATAACATCCGGTTGTATCTGCCATCCATGATAATTTCGGCCATCATACTCTATTGTAAGCTTTATATTATTCAATACCTAAAACACCTTTCTATTATATTCATTCAAAAATGCTGCACCTAAAATTCCAGCTTTGTTTCCTAGTTTTGCTAACTTTATATCTGTCCTATCCTTTAAATTTTGTCCCATCTCACTAGACTTACCTACTTCATCTTTCACCTTTTGCAAAAAATATTTACCGGCATTTGATATACCTCCACCTATAGCTATCAACCCAGGTTGAAAAATGTTAATAAGATTCACTATACCAAATGATAGATACCCTATGTACTCATTTAGAACTTTTTGCGCTGCTATATCCCCTCTTTTTGCTTGGGCAAATACAACTCTAGACTCAACTCTACTCATATCTCCATCTACTGCACTGTACATACTTGTGCTGTTATCATTTTCTATAGACTTAATTGCTAAATTTTTTAGTGCCGTTGCAGATGCATACATCTCCCAACATCCTCTTCTTCCACAACTACACTTTTCCCCTCTCATTACTATACTCATATGCCCAAGCTCACCTGCTGCACAATTCACACCCCGATATATAGATTCATTTATTATGATGCCCCCTCCTATTCCTGTCCCTAGCGTAACCATAATTGAATCTTTATATCCTTTCGCTACACCAAACTTTGCTTCAGCCAATGCAGCACAATTAGCATCGTTTTCTATGTAGACTGGAATATTGAAATATTTTTTCAACTCATCACTTATTTTTACTTCGAAAAAATTTATGTTAACTGCTCTTACAATAACACCTTTATCATTATCAACAACTCCAGGAACACCAATACCTATACGCTCTATCTGTTTCATCGATAATCCACTATTTTTTACTATCTTTTTTATAAGATTGGCTATATCCCCTATTATAACTTGTGGATCAGCTCCTTTTTGAGTCTTTATTATACTATTCTTTATTATCTTACCATCACAAGACACAACTCCTGCCTTTATATTTGTCCCACCCAAATCTACTCCTACGTAGTACATTAACGCCACCTCTTTTTAGTCATATCAATTGCAATACATCTGTCCAATTTGTATTTCTCTTTGGTTGGTAGATCCTTTAAACTTTAGGTTTGCATCCATCTTTGTTTGGTCAAACTCTCCATCAACCAAAACATCAATATTCTCTAACAATGTTTTGCATCCTAAATCTGTCTTAGCTCTCTTTACCAAATCCTCATACAGATATCCTGTGTAGGTCCACACATTATAACCCATTTTTTTTGCACAATGAGCCAAAATGCTGACTACATTAGCCTGATCAAATGGCTCACCCCCGCTAATAGTTAACCCATCTAACAACGGATTTTTTTTCATTCTCTCTATTATGTCACCAACCCTAACAAGAGTCCCTCCTTTATATGAATGAGTCTTAGGGTTATGACACCCTTTACAATTGTGGCTACATCCTTGTGTAAACACAACAAACCTTATACCTGGACCATCTACTATTGATTCATCCACTATTCCGGCTATCCTTATTAACTCATCCATTGTTCTCATCTCCTCATCCTAGCAATGCTTTACTCTATCTCTTTCCTCTGCTCTTTTAGCATCATTAAACCTATCCAATGTACCAACTAAATATCCAGTTATCCTTCTTATCCTATCAAACTTAATATCCCCTTCTTTTCTTCCGCAACCTGGACATGTGTCTCCAATTACGCCAACAAATCCACAAACTGTATCTCTGTCTACAGGATGATTTACTGATCCATAACCTATTCCAGCTTCTTTCATAGTTCTTATTATCTTCTCAAATGCTTCCACATTTTTAGTTGGATCTCCATCTACTTCTACATATGTTATGTGACCACCATTAGTAAGATTGTGATATGGCGCCTCCAAGTTTATCTTTTGATACGCACCAATCTTATAATATACTGGTATGTGAAAACTATTAGTGTAGTATTCTCTATCTGTTACTCCCTCTATTATTCCGTATCTTTGTTTATCTATTTTTACAAAACGTCCTGCTGTTCCTTCTGCTGGTGTAGCTATAACCGAAAAATTCAACTTATATTTCTCAGCTTTCTTATCCATTTTTTCTCGCATATATCCAATAATTCTAAGTCCTAATTTCTGTGACTCCTCTGACTCACCATGATGCTTGCCTGTGAGTGCCTTTAATGCTTCTGCAAGCCCAATAAATCCTATCGATAATGTGCCATGCTTTAACACCTCTCTTACTTCTTCGTTCCACTTTAAGTCATCTGAATCTAACCAAACACCTTGCCCCATTAGGAAAGGAAAATTCTTAACTTTCTTTCTACACTGTATCTCAAATCTCTCTAGCAACTGATCACATACTAACTCTATCTCCTGATCTAATTTTTCATAAAATAAACCTATGTCTTTATGGCTCTCTATTGCAAGCCTTGGTAAATTGATTGTAGTAAAACTCAAATTTCCTCTACCAAATGTTATCTCTTTCGTTTTATCATGTATATTAGACATAACCCTTGTTCTACATCCCATATACGCTATCTCTGTTTCAGGATGATTTGGTTTATAGTACTGCAAATTAAATGGTGCATCTATAAACGAAAAATTAGGGAACAATCTCTTTGCACTTACTTCACACGATAGCTTGAATAAATCGTAATTTGGGTCCCCTGGATTGTAATTTACACCTTCTTTTACTTTGAATATCTGTATGGGGAAAATCGGTGTCTCTCCGTTACCCAAACCGGCTTTTGTCGCAAGTAACAGATTTTTCATTACAAGCCTTCCCTCTCTTGACGTATCTGTTCCATAATTTATTGAACTAAATGGTATCTGCGCTCCTGCTCTACTATGCATCGTATTTAGATTATGTATAAACGCTTCCATTGCTTGATATGTAGACCGATCTATTTCTTTTTCTGTATTTTTATAAACAAAACGTTGAATCTTATCTACTGTTTTGTCATCACCTAATATATCCTTTAATAGCTTCTTTTCTTTGGATTGATATTTTTCTACATTCGCAAGAGTCGGATTTTCTTTCATCTTCTCACAAATTTCATTTACTGTAATATCTACATCCTCTAAATCACTTAAAAGCTCTAACGCTTTTTTAAAATTTTTTATATATAACTTT
Encoded proteins:
- the nrdG gene encoding anaerobic ribonucleoside-triphosphate reductase activating protein; protein product: MDELIRIAGIVDESIVDGPGIRFVVFTQGCSHNCKGCHNPKTHSYKGGTLVRVGDIIERMKKNPLLDGLTISGGEPFDQANVVSILAHCAKKMGYNVWTYTGYLYEDLVKRAKTDLGCKTLLENIDVLVDGEFDQTKMDANLKFKGSTNQREIQIGQMYCN
- the truA gene encoding tRNA pseudouridine(38-40) synthase TruA is translated as MNNIKLTIEYDGRNYHGWQIQPDVITVQGVVADAIKKLTGESIDLIGASRTDEGVHAFGQVANFITNSTIAPEKFCLAINAYLPDDIAIVKSELMPDNFNARYDSCGKKYIYLIHNRYTKSALFKDNAYHVKQKIDIDIVNRAAKFLIGTHDFSSFRASGGGAKTSVRTIHDINIKQDGDRVIVEVRGDGFLYNMVRIIVGTLIDIGVKRVSPNKMLEILDAKDRVKAGQTAPSHGLYLVEVYY
- a CDS encoding ROK family protein is translated as MYYVGVDLGGTNIKAGVVSCDGKIIKNSIIKTQKGADPQVIIGDIANLIKKIVKNSGLSMKQIERIGIGVPGVVDNDKGVIVRAVNINFFEVKISDELKKYFNIPVYIENDANCAALAEAKFGVAKGYKDSIMVTLGTGIGGGIIINESIYRGVNCAAGELGHMSIVMRGEKCSCGRRGCWEMYASATALKNLAIKSIENDNSTSMYSAVDGDMSRVESRVVFAQAKRGDIAAQKVLNEYIGYLSFGIVNLINIFQPGLIAIGGGISNAGKYFLQKVKDEVGKSSEMGQNLKDRTDIKLAKLGNKAGILGAAFLNEYNRKVF
- a CDS encoding anaerobic ribonucleoside triphosphate reductase, encoding MITKIKKRDGREVPFNSEKIVNAIFKAATSIGGKDYNKAVELAEKVIEEVENKYSKGVPTVEQVQDIVEKVLINCGHAKTAKKYILYRAERSRAREMNTRLMKIFEDLTYKESSENDLKRENANIDGDTAMGTMLRYGSEAAKQFYEMFILNPKHSDAHKNGDIHIHDMDFLTLTTTCCQIDICKLFENGFSTGHGFLREPNDIQSYSALACIAIQSNQNDQHGGQSIPNFDYGMAKGVAKSYKKLYIKNFKKALELLSDLEDVDITVNEICEKMKENPTLANVEKYQSKEKKLLKDILGDDKTVDKIQRFVYKNTEKEIDRSTYQAMEAFIHNLNTMHSRAGAQIPFSSINYGTDTSREGRLVMKNLLLATKAGLGNGETPIFPIQIFKVKEGVNYNPGDPNYDLFKLSCEVSAKRLFPNFSFIDAPFNLQYYKPNHPETEIAYMGCRTRVMSNIHDKTKEITFGRGNLSFTTINLPRLAIESHKDIGLFYEKLDQEIELVCDQLLERFEIQCRKKVKNFPFLMGQGVWLDSDDLKWNEEVREVLKHGTLSIGFIGLAEALKALTGKHHGESEESQKLGLRIIGYMREKMDKKAEKYKLNFSVIATPAEGTAGRFVKIDKQRYGIIEGVTDREYYTNSFHIPVYYKIGAYQKINLEAPYHNLTNGGHITYVEVDGDPTKNVEAFEKIIRTMKEAGIGYGSVNHPVDRDTVCGFVGVIGDTCPGCGRKEGDIKFDRIRRITGYLVGTLDRFNDAKRAEERDRVKHC